Proteins co-encoded in one Methylomonas albis genomic window:
- the hxlB gene encoding 6-phospho-3-hexuloisomerase yields the protein MHQQLIIDKISGILEATPDSHDKTLVDMLDQAKRIFISGAGRSKLVGNFFAMRLMHGGYEVSVVGEIVTPSIKAGDLLIIISGSGETEQLIAFTKKAKEVGAKIVLISAKDDSTIGDMADVTLQVGRSEQYGKVKGMPMGTVFELSTLFFLEATISHVIHDKGIAEEEMRSRHANLE from the coding sequence ATGCATCAGCAGTTAATTATTGACAAAATTTCAGGGATTCTGGAAGCGACACCCGATTCGCATGACAAAACTCTGGTCGACATGCTGGATCAAGCCAAGCGCATTTTTATATCGGGCGCTGGCCGTTCAAAGCTGGTCGGCAATTTCTTTGCCATGCGTTTGATGCATGGCGGCTATGAGGTTAGCGTTGTTGGTGAAATCGTTACGCCGAGTATCAAAGCTGGCGATTTGTTGATCATTATCTCTGGCTCTGGCGAGACCGAGCAGCTGATTGCCTTCACTAAAAAGGCTAAAGAAGTCGGCGCAAAAATTGTGCTGATTTCGGCTAAAGACGATTCAACTATTGGCGACATGGCTGATGTCACTTTGCAAGTTGGCAGATCGGAGCAGTACGGTAAAGTCAAAGGCATGCCGATGGGTACTGTATTTGAGCTCTCTACCTTGTTTTTCCTGGAGGCGACAATTTCGCATGTAATCCACGATAAAGGTATTGCAGAAGAAGAAATGAGATCAAGACACGCCAACTTGGAATAA
- the tkt gene encoding transketolase — translation MPSRRDLANAIRALSMDAVQKANSGHPGAPMGMADIAEVLWNDFLQHNPSNPKWPNRDRFILSNGHGSMLIYSLLHLAGYNLPIEELQQFRQLHSQTPGHPEYGYTDGVETTTGPLGQGITNAVGFALAERTLAGQFNRPGHDIVDHHTYVFLGDGCLMEGISHEACSLAGSMKLGKLIAFYDDNNISIDGEVRGHGNVSGWFLDDTPKRFEAYGWHVIPKVDGHDAEAVKAAIEAAKKVTDKPTIICCQTTIGFGSPNKQGKEECHGAALGEAEIALTRENLGWPHAPFEIPADIKAGWDGNAKGAKLESDWNAKFAAYQAAHPALAAEFDRRVVKGQLPADWAEKSNAFIAEVNAKGETIASRKASQNTLNGFGPLLPELLGGSADLAGSNLTLWSGCKDVNAAGHDGNYIYYGVREFGMSAIMNGLVLHGGFKPYGATFLMFSEYARNALRMAALMKIPTIFVYTHDSIGLGEDGPTHQPVEQTATLRMIPNMQVWRPCDAVESAVSWKAAIERQDGPSTLIFSRQNLPHVARSQAQIDAISRGGYILKDSDGAPEAIIIATGSEVELAIKAAEALTAKGKKIRVVSLPSTNVFEAQEQAYKDSVLPPSVTKRVVVEAGVTDSWWKYAGSAGRVIGLDRFGESAPAGQLFKEFGFTVDNVVANVEAVL, via the coding sequence ATGCCTTCGCGCCGAGACTTAGCGAACGCCATCCGCGCACTTAGCATGGACGCCGTACAGAAAGCCAACTCAGGCCACCCTGGTGCGCCGATGGGGATGGCTGACATCGCAGAAGTATTGTGGAACGATTTTCTGCAACACAACCCCAGTAACCCTAAATGGCCCAACCGCGACCGCTTCATCCTGTCCAACGGTCATGGTTCCATGCTGATTTATTCCTTGCTGCATTTGGCCGGCTACAATCTGCCTATTGAAGAACTGCAACAGTTCCGCCAACTGCACTCGCAAACCCCAGGCCACCCTGAATACGGCTACACCGACGGTGTCGAAACCACCACCGGTCCCCTGGGACAAGGCATCACCAATGCCGTGGGTTTCGCCTTGGCGGAACGTACTCTGGCCGGCCAATTCAACCGTCCCGGCCACGACATCGTCGACCACCATACCTACGTCTTCCTGGGTGACGGTTGCTTGATGGAAGGTATTTCTCACGAAGCCTGCTCATTGGCCGGCTCCATGAAACTGGGCAAACTGATCGCCTTCTACGACGACAACAACATCTCTATCGATGGTGAAGTGCGTGGTCACGGCAATGTCAGTGGTTGGTTCCTGGACGACACCCCAAAACGTTTCGAAGCCTATGGCTGGCACGTCATTCCTAAAGTGGATGGCCACGACGCCGAGGCAGTGAAAGCCGCTATCGAAGCCGCCAAAAAAGTCACCGACAAACCGACCATCATCTGCTGCCAAACCACCATCGGCTTCGGTTCGCCGAACAAACAAGGCAAAGAAGAATGCCACGGTGCCGCCTTGGGCGAAGCGGAAATTGCACTCACCCGTGAAAACCTGGGTTGGCCGCATGCCCCGTTCGAGATTCCTGCCGACATCAAAGCCGGTTGGGATGGCAATGCCAAAGGTGCCAAACTCGAAAGCGACTGGAACGCCAAATTCGCGGCTTACCAGGCTGCACATCCGGCACTGGCTGCCGAATTTGACCGTCGCGTCGTCAAAGGCCAACTGCCTGCCGACTGGGCCGAAAAATCCAACGCCTTCATCGCAGAGGTCAATGCCAAAGGCGAAACCATCGCCAGCCGCAAAGCCTCACAAAACACCCTGAACGGCTTTGGCCCCTTGCTGCCGGAACTGCTGGGCGGCTCCGCCGACTTGGCTGGCTCCAACCTGACCCTGTGGTCCGGTTGCAAAGACGTCAACGCCGCCGGACACGATGGCAACTACATCTACTACGGTGTGCGTGAATTCGGCATGTCCGCCATCATGAACGGCCTTGTTTTGCACGGCGGCTTCAAACCCTACGGCGCCACCTTCCTGATGTTCAGCGAATACGCCCGTAACGCCCTGCGCATGGCCGCATTGATGAAAATCCCGACCATCTTCGTCTACACCCACGACTCAATCGGCCTAGGCGAAGACGGCCCGACCCACCAACCCGTCGAACAAACCGCCACCCTGCGCATGATCCCCAACATGCAAGTCTGGCGTCCGTGCGATGCAGTGGAATCGGCCGTGAGCTGGAAAGCTGCCATCGAACGTCAAGACGGCCCCAGCACCCTGATCTTCTCCCGTCAAAACCTGCCGCACGTGGCTCGCAGCCAAGCGCAGATTGACGCGATCAGCCGAGGTGGCTACATCCTGAAAGACAGTGACGGCGCACCGGAAGCGATCATCATCGCCACCGGCTCCGAAGTCGAATTGGCGATCAAAGCTGCCGAAGCGCTCACCGCGAAAGGCAAAAAAATCCGCGTGGTTTCCCTGCCGTCGACCAACGTCTTCGAAGCCCAAGAGCAAGCCTACAAAGACAGCGTGTTGCCGCCTAGCGTGACCAAGCGTGTCGTGGTAGAAGCGGGTGTGACCGACAGCTGGTGGAAATATGCCGGCAGCGCGGGTAGAGTCATAGGATTGGACCGTTTCGGCGAATCGGCCCCGGCAGGTCAACTCTTCAAAGAGTTCGGCTTCACCGTGGACAATGTCGTCGCTAATGTGGAAGCCGTTCTTTAA
- a CDS encoding transaldolase, which yields MAKNLLEQLREVTVVVADTGDIQAIETFKPRDATTNPSLITAAAQMPQYQGIVDDTLKGARATLGVAASAAEVVTLAFDRLAVSFGLKILEIIEGRVSTEVDARLSYDTEGTIAKGRDLIKQYEAAGITKERVLIKIAATWEGIQAAAVLEKEGIHTNLTLLFGLHQAIACAENGITLISPFVGRILDWYKKDSGRDSYAPTEDPGVLSVTEIYNYYKKFGYKTEVMGASFRNLGEITELAGSDLLTIAPSLLAELQSVEGDLPRKLDPANAATATIEKITVDKATFDRMHEENRMAKEKLAEGIDGFAKALEALEKLLSERLASLEA from the coding sequence ATGGCAAAAAATTTACTAGAACAACTCCGTGAAGTGACTGTCGTTGTTGCCGATACCGGCGATATTCAAGCGATCGAAACATTTAAACCGCGCGATGCAACCACTAATCCCTCTTTAATTACCGCAGCTGCGCAAATGCCGCAATACCAAGGTATTGTTGATGACACTTTGAAAGGTGCGCGCGCAACTTTAGGTGTAGCTGCATCCGCAGCGGAAGTTGTAACGCTGGCGTTTGATCGCTTGGCTGTATCTTTCGGTTTGAAAATTTTGGAAATTATTGAAGGCCGTGTATCAACAGAAGTTGATGCCCGTTTGTCTTACGATACCGAAGGCACCATTGCTAAAGGCCGTGATCTGATCAAACAATATGAAGCTGCTGGAATTACCAAAGAGCGCGTACTGATCAAAATCGCTGCAACATGGGAAGGTATCCAAGCTGCTGCTGTGTTGGAAAAAGAAGGCATTCACACCAACCTGACCTTGTTGTTCGGCTTGCATCAAGCAATCGCCTGCGCGGAAAACGGCATTACGCTAATTTCGCCATTCGTTGGTCGTATTCTGGATTGGTACAAAAAAGACAGCGGCCGCGATTCCTATGCGCCTACTGAAGATCCAGGCGTATTGTCAGTAACTGAAATCTACAACTACTACAAAAAATTCGGTTACAAAACCGAAGTAATGGGTGCAAGCTTCAGAAACCTCGGTGAAATCACCGAATTGGCGGGTAGTGATCTGTTAACTATTGCTCCATCGTTATTGGCTGAATTGCAATCCGTTGAAGGCGATCTGCCGCGTAAATTGGATCCAGCTAATGCAGCGACAGCTACGATCGAAAAAATCACTGTCGACAAAGCGACTTTTGATCGTATGCACGAAGAAAATCGCATGGCAAAAGAAAAATTGGCGGAAGGTATCGACGGTTTTGCTAAAGCGTTGGAAGCCTTGGAAAAGTTGTTGTCAGAGCGTTTGGCTAGTTTGGAAGCTTAA
- the fbaA gene encoding class II fructose-bisphosphate aldolase, with translation MSQKILDVVKPGVVTGEDVQKVFAICKENKFALPAVNVISTDTINSVLEAAAKAKSPVVIQFSNGGAAFVAGKGLKLEGQGCSIVGAISGAHHVHALAEHYGVPVILHTDHAAKKLLPWIDGMLDAGEKHFAATGKPLFSSHMLDLSEESLEENIEICGKYLERMSKMGMTLEIELGCTGGEEDGVDNSGMDHSALYTQPEDVAYAYEQLSKSSHRFTIAASFGNVHGVYSPGNVKLTPTILANSQKYVSEKFGLPQNSLNFVFHGGSGSSAAEIKESISYGVIKMNIDTDTQWASWAGVMEFYKKNEAYLQGQIGNPEGADKPNKKYYDPRVWQRAGQVGMVTRLEQAFQELNAVNSL, from the coding sequence ATGTCTCAGAAAATATTAGATGTTGTTAAGCCCGGTGTCGTAACCGGTGAAGATGTACAAAAAGTCTTTGCAATTTGCAAAGAAAATAAATTTGCGCTACCTGCTGTGAATGTGATCAGCACCGATACCATTAACTCGGTATTGGAAGCGGCTGCAAAAGCCAAATCGCCTGTGGTTATTCAGTTTTCCAATGGTGGCGCGGCATTTGTTGCTGGTAAGGGGCTGAAGCTCGAAGGTCAAGGCTGCTCCATCGTTGGCGCAATTTCCGGTGCCCACCATGTTCATGCTCTGGCGGAACATTACGGCGTGCCTGTTATTTTGCATACCGACCATGCTGCGAAAAAATTGCTTCCATGGATAGACGGTATGTTGGATGCGGGTGAAAAACACTTTGCTGCGACTGGTAAACCATTGTTTAGCTCGCACATGTTGGATTTGTCCGAAGAAAGTTTGGAAGAAAACATCGAAATCTGCGGTAAATACCTGGAGCGTATGTCCAAAATGGGCATGACGCTGGAAATCGAATTGGGCTGCACCGGCGGTGAAGAAGACGGCGTCGACAACAGCGGTATGGATCACTCTGCTCTGTATACCCAACCAGAAGATGTTGCTTATGCTTATGAACAACTGAGCAAAAGCAGTCACAGATTCACTATTGCTGCGTCATTCGGTAATGTCCATGGCGTTTACTCTCCAGGTAACGTTAAACTGACGCCCACTATTCTGGCTAACTCGCAAAAGTACGTTTCGGAAAAATTCGGTTTGCCGCAAAACTCATTGAACTTCGTGTTCCATGGCGGCTCGGGTTCTTCTGCAGCAGAGATTAAAGAGTCTATCAGCTACGGCGTCATTAAAATGAACATCGATACCGACACCCAATGGGCCTCCTGGGCTGGTGTGATGGAGTTTTACAAGAAAAACGAAGCTTATTTGCAAGGCCAAATCGGGAATCCGGAAGGTGCCGATAAACCGAACAAAAAATACTATGATCCACGTGTTTGGCAACGTGCCGGTCAAGTTGGTATGGTGACTCGTTTAGAGCAAGCGTTCCAAGAGTTAAACGCTGTTAACTCGCTGTAA
- a CDS encoding flagellar basal body-associated FliL family protein yields MAEAQGKDEGKKSSKKMIVIIVAVVLVLAGAGGGAYFFMNKPADAEHKEGGDAKHGKEEHKEEAAHEEDADHEKVAEPDIYYDLPAPLLVNFPAGSGAKVIRISLTILTQGEASVAAMKKHEPMIRNNLLMAISAIGAEKAKTLAGKQELKAMMQAEIGKVLEKMAGKNTVKDVYFTEFVMQ; encoded by the coding sequence ATGGCAGAAGCCCAAGGGAAAGACGAAGGTAAGAAGTCTTCCAAAAAGATGATCGTAATCATTGTTGCGGTTGTGCTGGTTTTGGCGGGTGCGGGAGGTGGGGCTTATTTTTTTATGAATAAGCCAGCCGACGCGGAGCATAAGGAAGGAGGCGATGCCAAGCATGGGAAGGAAGAGCACAAGGAGGAAGCTGCACACGAAGAAGATGCCGACCACGAAAAAGTCGCTGAGCCTGATATTTATTACGACTTACCGGCGCCGTTACTGGTCAATTTTCCCGCTGGCTCGGGTGCCAAAGTTATCAGAATATCCTTGACGATACTGACGCAAGGTGAGGCGAGCGTAGCTGCAATGAAAAAACATGAGCCCATGATACGTAATAATTTATTGATGGCCATCAGTGCGATTGGTGCGGAGAAAGCGAAAACCTTGGCAGGAAAGCAAGAACTAAAAGCCATGATGCAGGCAGAAATTGGCAAGGTTTTGGAAAAAATGGCCGGTAAAAATACCGTTAAAGATGTGTATTTCACTGAATTTGTAATGCAATAA
- the fliM gene encoding flagellar motor switch protein FliM, translating to MSTADLLSQDEIDALLHGVDDGDVDTGDDDEYSRGSARSYDFNSQERIVRGRMPTLEMVNERFARHFRIALFNFLRRAAEISVSGIQVQKFSEFIQGLFVPTNLNVIRMSPLRGRALIVMEPRLVFTAVDNFFGGGGQFYNKVEGREFTPTEMRIIRLIIDMIFKDLAEAWKPVMDIDFEYINSEVNPQFANIVSPSEIVVISTIHVELEGGGGDINIAMPYSMIEPIRELLDAVTSDRGEVDGRWQDALRVEIMRSEVIVNSKLIEKEMSISEVIELKKGDVIPIEMPDTVLLEVENVPVFRGKLGLSDGNYAIEITEKMTLDNI from the coding sequence ATGTCAACCGCCGATCTATTATCACAAGACGAAATTGATGCGCTACTGCATGGCGTGGACGACGGCGACGTCGATACAGGGGATGACGACGAATATAGTCGAGGCTCGGCTAGAAGCTATGACTTTAATAGTCAGGAACGGATTGTTCGCGGGCGGATGCCCACCCTGGAAATGGTTAACGAGCGCTTTGCTCGTCATTTTCGGATTGCTTTATTTAATTTTTTAAGGCGTGCTGCGGAAATCTCTGTTTCCGGGATTCAGGTGCAGAAGTTTTCCGAATTTATTCAAGGCTTATTCGTGCCGACTAATTTGAATGTCATTCGGATGTCGCCATTACGCGGACGAGCACTAATCGTGATGGAGCCACGTTTGGTTTTTACCGCAGTAGATAATTTTTTCGGTGGCGGCGGCCAATTTTACAACAAGGTTGAAGGTCGGGAATTTACACCGACAGAAATGCGCATTATTCGGCTGATTATCGACATGATCTTCAAAGATCTGGCCGAAGCCTGGAAACCGGTGATGGATATTGATTTTGAATACATCAATTCAGAAGTCAACCCGCAGTTTGCCAACATCGTCAGTCCATCCGAAATTGTGGTGATTTCCACTATCCATGTGGAACTGGAAGGCGGCGGCGGCGATATTAATATCGCTATGCCTTATTCCATGATTGAGCCCATTAGAGAGCTCCTGGATGCGGTGACCAGTGATCGCGGTGAAGTCGATGGTCGCTGGCAAGACGCGTTACGGGTTGAAATTATGCGTAGCGAAGTGATAGTTAACAGTAAGCTGATAGAAAAAGAAATGTCTATCAGCGAAGTCATTGAACTAAAGAAAGGCGATGTAATTCCTATAGAAATGCCGGACACGGTATTGTTGGAAGTTGAAAATGTGCCGGTTTTTCGGGGCAAGTTGGGGCTTTCCGATGGTAACTACGCCATCGAAATTACAGAAAAAATGACGCTGGATAATATTTAA
- the fliN gene encoding flagellar motor switch protein FliN has translation MSENDDIGDDWAAAMNEQADAEADWGDALKEQANATKGSSQGFAAAEFPEFNDQKSKNSGPSSDEVKLDVILDVPVTVSLEIGRTKINIRNLLQLNQGSVVELDRFAGEPMDVLVNGTLVAHGEVVVVNDKFGIRLTDIISPSERVRKLG, from the coding sequence ATGAGTGAAAACGACGATATCGGCGACGATTGGGCTGCAGCAATGAACGAACAGGCTGATGCTGAAGCCGATTGGGGGGACGCGTTAAAAGAACAGGCAAATGCCACCAAAGGTTCTTCGCAAGGTTTTGCTGCTGCGGAGTTTCCGGAGTTTAACGACCAAAAGTCCAAAAATAGCGGCCCCAGCAGCGATGAAGTTAAGCTGGACGTGATTCTAGATGTGCCGGTAACAGTGTCGCTGGAGATCGGCCGAACCAAAATTAATATCCGAAATTTGTTGCAGCTAAACCAGGGCTCGGTGGTGGAACTGGATCGTTTTGCGGGTGAACCCATGGACGTTTTGGTAAACGGTACTTTAGTCGCTCACGGTGAAGTAGTGGTGGTCAACGACAAGTTTGGTATTCGGCTGACCGACATTATCAGTCCGTCGGAACGGGTGAGAAAGCTCGGCTGA
- the fliO gene encoding flagellar biosynthetic protein FliO, with the protein MSVSRLATQITSVLIAPIAWADEAATLPRQTAKVVTSGDVAQWVLALLLVLALFFLSVWLLRKSGSLAFVGKSQLAVLAGLSLGMREKLVLVKVGEKQLLLGVSGGRIDKLLELEGDQRLFMNSAASQETNVFAKKLLQVMQGKHHD; encoded by the coding sequence ATGTCCGTATCTCGCCTAGCTACCCAAATTACGTCGGTATTAATTGCACCTATTGCATGGGCTGACGAAGCCGCTACGCTGCCCAGACAGACCGCAAAAGTAGTCACTTCTGGGGATGTCGCACAGTGGGTGTTAGCTTTGTTATTGGTATTGGCGCTATTTTTTCTGTCGGTGTGGCTATTGCGCAAAAGTGGCAGTTTGGCTTTTGTCGGTAAAAGTCAGTTGGCGGTGTTGGCTGGATTGTCTTTGGGTATGCGCGAGAAATTGGTGTTGGTTAAAGTTGGCGAGAAACAACTATTATTAGGTGTTAGTGGCGGACGTATCGATAAACTGCTCGAACTTGAGGGCGATCAGCGTTTGTTTATGAATAGCGCAGCGAGCCAGGAAACCAACGTATTTGCCAAGAAATTGCTGCAAGTTATGCAGGGTAAGCACCATGATTAA
- the fliP gene encoding flagellar type III secretion system pore protein FliP (The bacterial flagellar biogenesis protein FliP forms a type III secretion system (T3SS)-type pore required for flagellar assembly.): protein MWLPETVSAAVGIDAITVTSNPKGGETYTVTIQILALMTMLTLLPALLLSMTSFTRIMIVLGLLRQAIGAAQAPSNQVLLGLSLFLTIFIMMPVLEKVNETAVQPYMEEKIDAVTALQKASEPFKQFMLKQTREADLDTFVRISGREQIDKPEDVPFSLLVPAYVTSELKTAFQIGFLIFLPFLVIDLVVASVLMSMGMMMLSPMIVSLPFKIMLFVLADGWTMVMEMLAASFYV, encoded by the coding sequence ATGTGGTTGCCGGAAACGGTTTCCGCCGCAGTAGGCATCGATGCGATTACGGTCACCAGCAACCCTAAAGGTGGCGAAACCTACACGGTCACCATCCAAATTTTAGCGTTAATGACCATGCTGACCTTGCTGCCGGCATTGTTGTTATCGATGACTTCGTTTACTCGGATCATGATTGTATTGGGCTTGCTGCGCCAAGCCATAGGTGCCGCGCAAGCGCCAAGCAATCAAGTGTTGTTGGGGCTATCTCTATTTCTAACTATTTTCATCATGATGCCGGTGTTGGAAAAGGTTAACGAAACCGCCGTGCAGCCGTATATGGAAGAAAAAATCGACGCCGTGACCGCTTTGCAAAAAGCCTCGGAACCGTTCAAGCAGTTTATGCTCAAGCAAACCCGCGAGGCGGATTTGGATACCTTTGTGCGCATCTCTGGCCGTGAGCAAATTGACAAGCCGGAAGATGTGCCGTTTTCCTTGTTGGTGCCGGCTTATGTGACTAGCGAACTGAAAACCGCTTTTCAGATAGGATTTCTGATTTTCCTGCCGTTCCTGGTTATCGATCTGGTGGTAGCCAGTGTATTGATGTCCATGGGTATGATGATGCTGTCGCCGATGATCGTGTCCTTGCCGTTCAAGATTATGCTGTTTGTGCTGGCGGACGGCTGGACCATGGTGATGGAAATGCTGGCAGCCAGCTTTTACGTATAG
- the fliQ gene encoding flagellar biosynthesis protein FliQ, translating to MMTPETISAIAQDTVLISLKLMGPILIASLVVGLLVSMFQAATSIQEQTLTFIPKLATIIAVLMIAGPGMLQMLIDYFQDLMRDIPTLIG from the coding sequence ATGATGACACCGGAAACCATCTCGGCAATAGCCCAGGACACCGTATTGATTTCCCTGAAATTAATGGGGCCCATCCTGATTGCATCCTTGGTTGTTGGTTTGCTGGTGTCCATGTTCCAGGCTGCGACCTCGATTCAAGAACAGACTCTGACCTTTATCCCTAAATTGGCAACTATTATCGCGGTATTGATGATAGCCGGTCCCGGCATGTTGCAAATGCTCATCGATTATTTCCAAGATTTGATGCGCGATATTCCTACGCTAATAGGATGA
- the fliR gene encoding flagellar biosynthetic protein FliR: protein MNFGEDELLRYLASFVWPFFRISSMFITVPVFSVKAVPAKVRLIASLLITWVIMPTLPAMPDVEMFGYQGIMVAVQQVALGLTTGFILQMVFSIMLFAGQTIAYSMGLGFASMVDPATGVQVPVIAQLFVISGSFLFLAVDGHLLLIEMLAQSFHTLPVGNIGMDKADLWRIISWSSLIFADGLLLSMPVMATLLFVNISFGVASKAAPQLQIFGVGFPITIMLGMGLIWIGLPTMLEGFSDMLHGGFALVGELLRLQ, encoded by the coding sequence ATGAACTTCGGCGAAGACGAGCTACTGCGGTATCTTGCTTCGTTTGTCTGGCCATTCTTTCGCATCAGTTCCATGTTTATCACCGTGCCGGTTTTTAGTGTCAAAGCGGTGCCGGCCAAAGTACGATTAATCGCCAGCCTATTAATTACCTGGGTAATTATGCCAACCTTGCCGGCAATGCCGGATGTTGAAATGTTTGGCTATCAAGGGATTATGGTAGCTGTACAGCAGGTCGCCTTAGGTCTGACCACCGGATTTATCCTGCAGATGGTATTTTCCATTATGTTGTTTGCCGGACAGACAATTGCTTACAGCATGGGTTTGGGCTTTGCATCCATGGTCGATCCGGCAACTGGCGTGCAAGTGCCTGTGATTGCTCAGCTATTTGTGATTAGCGGCAGCTTCTTGTTTTTAGCGGTGGATGGCCATTTATTGCTGATAGAGATGCTGGCACAAAGCTTCCACACCTTGCCGGTGGGCAATATTGGTATGGATAAAGCCGACTTGTGGCGGATCATCAGCTGGAGCAGTCTGATATTTGCTGATGGCTTGCTACTTTCCATGCCAGTGATGGCTACGCTGCTATTCGTTAACATTAGCTTTGGTGTGGCATCCAAAGCTGCGCCGCAGCTGCAGATATTCGGTGTCGGCTTTCCGATCACCATCATGCTGGGCATGGGTTTAATCTGGATTGGTCTGCCCACCATGCTGGAAGGCTTTAGCGATATGTTGCACGGCGGCTTCGCGTTGGTCGGTGAATTACTGAGGTTGCAATAA
- the flhB gene encoding flagellar biosynthesis protein FlhB, producing the protein MAEDSGQDKTEDPTGKRLTDSRQKGQVPRSKELNTFVTLMTSSILFFYVGQGMWQDLLEMMKREFRLSREEIFDPTTLLIYLKSALADGLSVILPFLAVLVVADLLAAILLGGWNFTSEGFEPKFSKLNPLTGIKKIIGIQGVVELIKAIIKTILVSIVSWNLFKLYFDDFMGLSRLPIDQAIHHVGDIISFCLVILSATFLLLVMLDAPYQLWNHQRQLKMTKQEVRDEAKDQEGNPEVKGKIRRMQMEAAQRRMMDAVPSADVIVTNPTHFAVALKYDQSGNGAPLLVAKGTDLVAAQIRQLAMASQVPLVAAPSLARALYYSTDLNQEIPRGLFLAVAQVLAYVFQLRASSQYGWNKPVPPADVQVPDDFKQ; encoded by the coding sequence ATGGCTGAAGATTCCGGGCAAGACAAAACCGAAGACCCCACAGGTAAGCGACTTACCGACTCGCGTCAAAAAGGTCAGGTCCCACGTTCCAAAGAGTTAAATACTTTTGTAACGCTGATGACAAGTTCCATCTTGTTTTTTTATGTCGGTCAAGGCATGTGGCAAGATTTGCTGGAGATGATGAAGCGTGAATTCCGGCTATCTCGTGAAGAAATATTCGATCCGACCACGCTGTTAATCTATTTGAAATCAGCGCTTGCCGACGGGCTTTCGGTGATACTGCCGTTTTTGGCGGTATTGGTTGTCGCCGATTTGCTCGCAGCTATCTTATTGGGTGGCTGGAATTTTACTAGCGAGGGCTTCGAACCCAAATTTTCCAAACTCAATCCGCTGACCGGGATAAAAAAAATCATCGGTATTCAAGGCGTGGTCGAACTGATCAAGGCCATTATAAAAACCATATTGGTCTCCATTGTTTCCTGGAATTTGTTCAAACTGTATTTCGACGATTTTATGGGCCTGAGCCGCTTGCCTATCGATCAGGCTATCCATCACGTTGGCGATATTATTTCGTTCTGTTTAGTGATTTTAAGTGCCACCTTTTTATTGTTGGTGATGCTGGATGCGCCTTATCAATTGTGGAATCATCAGCGCCAATTGAAAATGACCAAGCAGGAAGTGCGCGATGAAGCCAAGGATCAGGAGGGTAATCCCGAGGTCAAAGGCAAAATTCGCAGGATGCAGATGGAAGCTGCGCAGCGGCGGATGATGGATGCGGTGCCTAGCGCTGACGTTATCGTCACCAATCCCACCCATTTTGCGGTAGCCTTAAAATACGATCAAAGTGGGAATGGCGCGCCCTTGCTGGTTGCGAAAGGTACCGATTTGGTTGCCGCGCAGATCAGGCAGTTGGCAATGGCTTCGCAAGTACCTTTGGTCGCAGCGCCTTCGCTGGCCAGGGCTTTGTACTATTCCACCGATCTGAATCAGGAAATACCGCGCGGCTTATTTTTGGCTGTCGCCCAGGTATTGGCCTATGTTTTTCAATTACGGGCGTCCTCGCAATACGGTTGGAACAAGCCGGTTCCACCCGCCGATGTGCAAGTTCCCGACGACTTTAAGCAATAG